The stretch of DNA ATCTGGAAGACCTGAGATTTTACGCCATAATTCAGCAGCAACATCATCACTCTGATAAACGGTTACCAACAATTTATCTTTTGGGAGGCAAAATTCCTTTGTTAAAAGATCCCATGATAAAAAGATGGCTTCTTCTTTGAAATAATCGCCGAAAGAAAAATTACCCAGCATTTCAAAAAATGTATGATGGCGCGCCGTATAACCAACATTATCAAGATCATTATGTTTTCCACCCGCACGAACACATTTTTGTGCCGTTGTAGCCTTTTTATAAAGATGCTGTTCAAGTCCAGTAAAAACATTTTTAAACTGCACCATCCCTGCATTTGTAAACATAAGTGTAGGATCATTGCGTGGAACAAGTGGACTAGAAGAAAGAACTTGATGCCCATTACGATGAAAATAATCCAAAAATGTTGACCGGATATTATTAACACTATTCATATATACACCTGCAGAATACCGCATAAAACCATAAAAGAAAAATCCCTCTCATTAAATATTCTCTTTGCCACGCATGGAGTCAATTTAATCAAAGAATGGACTATTTGTTCAAAAAAATTGAGAAAAAATGGCTGTATATTAAAAAACTTAAACAAATAAAAACAGAAAAAATCTTAAATGAAAAAATTATAGACGAAAAAACGCTCTATCAAATGACTTCATCGCCTTCTGTATTTTCTGACCCTGCATTTTCTAACAATTCAATCGCAATCAAACCTGCATTTTGACGCAAAGCCGTTTCAATTTCTGCCGCTATTTCCGCATGTTCGCGCAAAAACTGCTTCGCATTTTCACGTCCCTGCCCTAAACGTTGAGAATTATAAGAAAACCACGAGCCAGATTTCTCCACGATACCCACTTTGACTCCTAAATCAATCAATTCACCTAGCTTGGAAATACCTTCCCCATAAATAATATCAAACTCAACCTGTTTGAAGGGAGGAGCCAACTTATTCTTCACAACTTTAACGCGGGTCTGATTGCCAACAATCATATCCCGATCTTTAATAGACCCAATACGGCGAATATCCAAACGAACAGAAGCATAAAACTTTAAAGCATTTCCCCCTGTAGTTGTTTCAGGCGAACCAAACATCACACCAATTTTCATGCGAATTTGATTAATAAAAATCACCATACAGTTAGAACGAAAAATAGAAGCCGTAAGTTTTCGCAAAGCTTTGCTCATCAATCGCGCTTGTAATCCTGGTAAAGCGTCGCCCATTTCACCATCAATTTCTGCTCGCGGTGTTAAAGCTGCAACAGAATCCACAACAAGCACATCAACGGCACCAGAACGAACTAACGTCTCTGTAATTTCCAATGCCTGTTCACCGGTATCCGGTTGAGAAATGAACAAATTCTCTAAATCAACCCCAAGCTTACGCGCATAAATAGGATCAAGCGCATGTTCAGCATCAATAAAAGCACAAATTCCTCCCCCTTTCTGTGCCTCAGCAATAGCATGCAGAGCCAATGTTGTCTTCCCAGAACTTTCTGGTCCATAGATCTCTACAATACGCCCCTTCGGTAACCCACCAATCCCTAAAGCAATATCCAAGGATAATGACCCTGTTGGAACTGTTTCAATTTCAACAACTTGCTCTTTTTGCCCAAGACGCATAATCGAGCCTTTACCAAAAGAACGTTCAATTTGTGAGAGAGCAGCATCGAGAGCTTTTGTTTTATCCACGATTATATCCTTGACCGATTCATAATAATCTAACACTTCAAAGTGTACACTGTACTTTTAATTTAACTAAAGCCTTGAGTTTAGATGTTCACAGACTATTCCCATCTCTATCCCCACGTTATGTCTATAACATATCATGACCATCAAAATAAAGAACTGGCCCTCTTTGTTTTATGACACAACATAGAATCCAAATAAAATAATACTTCTATAGGAGAGCAAGTTAACACATTTATCTCTCTCTAGAAAAGCAACAATTTAAATTTCAACATAATGTTTAACCTTTCTCCTTCCCCCTTTAGTTAAGCCCCTAAAGAAAAAATTCTTCCCTTAATCACACAAAACACATCATCAATAAAAACAACCCCCTATTACATCAAAGAACAGAACACCTTTGTGTTGCATATCCACGCACTGGTTGGAAAAAAAACATCTTTCAACGCTCGTCACCCCCGTTTCGTGATAACGCCCGTAAATGATATACTGTAAAATCCATTGAGCACCAACATCTTTATGCTTGGAACAACTCAGTACGGCATCTTTACACCATGGCATACTTTTCCAGCCTCTAATATTGCGACAACTCATGATATTTGAAACGATTCATAAGGTCATTTTAGTTTTTTATTGTACAGTTTTTATCACGCGTTAATCCCGCTTGTAACGTACAAGCGAATGGTTTTGATTGATTAGATTTGGAATGAGAGGATCATACGGTATTTGGGGGCTCTCATTCAACATATAAAACAGTTAAATATCAATATAAATTAATATCTTACTCAAATTAAAATCACAAAAATAAAACAGCTTTAAGAGTTGAATGACAGATTTCTTAAATTATGAATCCATAAAAAGATATGCGTTTCAAAAAAAATTGTTCTACGAACAATGCAACAAGTGTTTAAAATATAAACTAACTTGTTCATACGGTGACATGAGGGATAAAAAATAAATCCAAGATCAATAAAAAATGTGCTTCAACTCAAATTCTATTGTTGATTTTTACGTTTTTGGCGCAATTGTTTCCACCATTCAAGACGTTTCACAATTTCACGCTCAAATCCACGCTCAACTGGTTTATAATAACTCTGTCGCCCAAGTTTTTCAGGAAAATATTCTTGTCCTGAAAAAGCATCTGGTTCATCATGGTCATAACAATAACCATCTCCATACCCTTCTTCCTTCATTAATTTCGTCGCTGCATTAAGGATATGTTTAGGAGGCGGTAAAGAACCATTTTTGCGTGCACAACGCAGTGCTGCTTTATACGCGAGATATGTCGCGTTCGACTTTGGTGCAGTTGCAACATAAAGACATGCCTGTGCCAAAGCCAACTCTCCTTCTGGTGATCCTAAATAATCATAAGCATCTTTTGCCGCATTACAAATGACAAGAGCTTGAGGATCTGCCAAACCAACATCTTCAACAGCCATACGAACCAATCTTCGCCCAATATAGAGAGGATCTTCACCAGCATCTAACATACGTGCTAAATAATAAAGTGCCGCATCAGGATCAGAGCCACGAACAGATTTATGCAACGCTGAAATGAGATTATAGTGTCCATCTCGTCCTTTATCATAAATAGGTGCACGACGCTGGATAACTTTTTGCAAAGCACCAGCATCAAGAATTTCTTCCGAGCGCGCAACAGACCAAACTTCCTCTGCTAATGTCAATGCTACCCGTGCATCACCATCAGACATCCCTATCAAAA from Bartonella tribocorum CIP 105476 encodes:
- the recA gene encoding recombinase RecA, with translation MDKTKALDAALSQIERSFGKGSIMRLGQKEQVVEIETVPTGSLSLDIALGIGGLPKGRIVEIYGPESSGKTTLALHAIAEAQKGGGICAFIDAEHALDPIYARKLGVDLENLFISQPDTGEQALEITETLVRSGAVDVLVVDSVAALTPRAEIDGEMGDALPGLQARLMSKALRKLTASIFRSNCMVIFINQIRMKIGVMFGSPETTTGGNALKFYASVRLDIRRIGSIKDRDMIVGNQTRVKVVKNKLAPPFKQVEFDIIYGEGISKLGELIDLGVKVGIVEKSGSWFSYNSQRLGQGRENAKQFLREHAEIAAEIETALRQNAGLIAIELLENAGSENTEGDEVI
- a CDS encoding replication-associated recombination protein A, whose amino-acid sequence is MKKDFFTSSFDPKVNKNQPLAERMRPCSLNEVVGQKHLIGEDGLLSRMVAAGSIGSLIFWGPPGTGKTTVARLLALETNFAFEQVSAIFTGVSELKKIFEVAQRRFMSGDKTLLFVDEIHRFNRAQQDSFLPVMENGTVVLIGATTENPSFELNAALLSRARVLTFFSHDHESLGMLLKRAEEVEGKLLPLDDGARDVLIGMSDGDARVALTLAEEVWSVARSEEILDAGALQKVIQRRAPIYDKGRDGHYNLISALHKSVRGSDPDAALYYLARMLDAGEDPLYIGRRLVRMAVEDVGLADPQALVICNAAKDAYDYLGSPEGELALAQACLYVATAPKSNATYLAYKAALRCARKNGSLPPPKHILNAATKLMKEEGYGDGYCYDHDEPDAFSGQEYFPEKLGRQSYYKPVERGFEREIVKRLEWWKQLRQKRKNQQ